The Helianthus annuus cultivar XRQ/B chromosome 16, HanXRQr2.0-SUNRISE, whole genome shotgun sequence genome includes a window with the following:
- the LOC110904702 gene encoding eukaryotic translation initiation factor 4G isoform X3: protein MSVNQSRSENNEPPHYRRSGRYGNPASGKSFKKVVSNAQGVQGRVTVSNPKPNGAHVQQPLRAIAGAPGDSPTGAVVKPTDASVQKSTAGLPKAPQSNVAPLNSGTTGPSTPLKGPADASKAFSLQFGSISPGVINGLQASLDSFKAISFQNSVVPKQHSPRKDSGTIDQPREAHPISKEKKDTPSSLLGPVAAHDQKYTGSFITSIPPGVSMQTPYHQPQAHLQFGGPNPPLQVPPQVFFPGIQHHQGIAHQSQGLTFSSQMGPMNLYTNSYNAGALLPPPSGFKPLTIAQMTPGSQPLRFHNQQASKQVTVKQPVISSHAEKAVDSIDKSQISNKSKRQGQPLKDSETIGVQSSSVGVQETSKPSTFSVRISKDMSETSNRVEGLSKGFADLSASKCDNDEKSLNPTQVNGNTIKVDVEVPIAKFGGSKEQVQEVKRNQDNTVLDLNVAPLKKHVDNIDGNAILSKVKGHTTAKGKKKIKEILKNADARGTTSDLYNAYKRPEEKMETSAAAEIVENPNPSVNSTSGTSSVLSSDRAAPSKFEPDDWEDAADISTLKIDTGSKSKHHSEDDDDGMTKKYSRDFLLTFSDHCTDLPEGFKITHDITEVLVVTGVNMAREPYPNPVRGGGDRSVMGSRLDRRPSNIGLDDKWNKGSGGPMGPGWDPSRGSHGVLRTPHGQPPGQYAGGILSGPMQFPGPQLQRNNSESERWQRATGYQKGLMPSPHTPMMHKAERKYEVGKVTDEEQAKQRRLKSILNKLTPQNFEKLFDQVKQVNIDNANTLSGVIGQIFDKALMEPTFVEMYANFCSHLSVELPGFVDDNEKITFKRLLLNKCQEEFERGEREEEEANRTEEEGEIKQTEEEREEKRVKARRRMLGNIRFIGELYKKRMLTERIMHECIKKLLGFNQKNPNPDEEDIEALCKLMSTIGEMIDHPQAKEHMDAYFVMMFQLSNNMALSSRVRFMLKDAIDLRKNKWQQRRKVEGPKKIEEVHRDAAQERQAQSSRLARGPSSNPSLRRGGQPMDFGPRGSAGALSSNPQMGGGFRGYGSQDSRFDSFENRTLSVLLRPMGDEAITLGPQGGLARGMSVRGQPTNGYGGSMIRGGHGPSRDDLASRYMPERFSPRPTYDPHNIQHNNVNHGNQDTRNIGRGVFDRVLPPERARASTSPQSDSSDKILSEDRLHGMSIEAIKEFYSARDEKEVALCIKDLNAPGFHPTMISIWVTDSFERKDMDRDLLAKLLISLTKSQGILTRESLIRGLESVMSTLEDAVNDAPKAAEFLGRMLAQILLENVIPYKEVWRLIHEGGEEQGRLVELGLAAEVVGVILEIIKSEKGDPFLIGMRAASNLRVEVFRSSKTSRLDKFI from the exons ATGTCCGTCAATCAATCAAGAAGTGAGAACAACGAGCCGCCACACTACAGAAGATCCGGTCGATATGGTAACCCTGCTTCCGGTAAAAG CTTCAAGAAAGTGGTTAGTAATGCACAAGGAGTACAGGGTAGGGTAACTGTTTCGAATCCTAAGCCGAATGGTGCACATGTTCAGCAGCCATTAAGAG CTATTGCAGGGGCACCTGGTGATTCACCTACTGGTGCTGTTGTAAAGCCGACTGATGCATCAGTCCAGAAAAGCACTGCGGGACTGCCAAAGGCTCCACAGAGTAATGTGGCTCCTCTTAACTCTGGCACCACAGGTCCTTCTACCCCTCTTAAGG GCCCAGCTGATGCATCTAAGGCATTTTCTCTTCAATTTGGGTCTATTAGCCCCGGTGTTATAAATGGACTTCAG GCTTCTCTTGATTCTTTTAAGGCTATATCATTTCAAAATTCAGTTGTTCCAAAGCAACACTCACCAAGGAAAGATTCTGGGACTATCGATCAGCCCCGTGAGGCCCATCCAATCTCAAAAGAGAAAAAAGACACACCTTCATCACTTCTTGGGCCCGTTGCAGCCCATGATCAGAAATATACCGGTTCCTTTATAACTTCTATCCCTCCAGGTGTTTCCATGCAAACgccatatcaccaacctcaagCACATCTTCAATTTGGTGGCCCAAATCCGCCACTGCAAGTGCCGCCACAAGTATTTTTCCCGGGAATTCAACATCATCAGGGCATCGCTCATCAAAGTCAAGGTTTGACTTTCTCGTCTCAGATGGGTCCCATGAACCTTTATACTAATTCTTACAATGCTGGTGCTCTTCTCCCCCCGCCATCTGGTTTTAAGCCATTGACTATTGCACAGATGACTCCTGGTTCTCAGCCTTTACGGTTTCATAATCAG CAAGCTTCTAAACAGGTGACAGTAAAACAACCAGTGATTAGTTCACATGCAGAAAAGGCTGTTGACTCGATAGACAAAAGCCAGATATCAAATAAAAGTAAAAGACAAGGTCAACCTCTTAAAGATTCAGAGACAATTGGTGTGCAGTCATCCTCTGTAGGAGTTCAAGAAACATCGAAGCCGTCAACGTTTTCTGTGCGAATCAGCAAGGACATGTCAGAAACTAGCAACAGAGTTGAAGGGCTTTCAAAAGGTTTTGCTGACCTGTCTGCATCCAAATGTGATAATGATGAAAAAAGCCTTAACCCTACCCAAGTTAATGGTAACACCATTAAAGTGGATGTGGAAGTGCCAATAGCTAAATTTGGGGGATCAAAAGAACAAGTTCAAGAAGTTAAACGGAATCAAGATAACACTGTTCTGGATTTAAATGTTGCACCACTGAAAAAACATGTAGATAATATCGATGGTAACGCAATATTAAGTAAGGTCAAAGGGCATACAACAGctaaagggaagaagaaaataaaagaaatctTGAAAAATGCTGATGCTCGTGGAACAACTTCCGATCTCTATAACGCTTATAAACGTCCTGAAGAAAAGATGGAAACTTCTGCTGCTGCTGAAATTGTTGAAAACCCAAACCCATCCGTTAATTCTACTTCTGGAACAAGCTCCGTTTTGTCTTCTGATCGTGCTGCACCCTCCAAATTTGAGCCTGATGATTGGGAGGATGCTGCGGACATCTCTACTCTTAAAATTGACACAGGTTCGAAATCGAAACATCACagtgaggatgatgatgatggaatGACTAAAAAGTATTCCAGAGACTTTCTACTGACATTTTCTGATCACTGTACTGATCTTCCAGAAGGTTTTAAGATTACACATGATATAACTGAAGTGTTGGTAGTAACGGGTGTCAACATGGCTCGTGAACCGTACCCTAACCCGGTTAGAGGCGGTGGTGACAGGTCAGTGATGGGATCACGGCTAGACCGTCGGCCAAGTAACATTGGTCTTGATGACAAATGGAATAAGGGGTCAGGAGGACCCATGGGTCCAGGGTGGGACCCATCAAGAGGGAGTCATGGTGTGTTGAGGACCCCACACGGTCAGCCACCTGGTCAATATGCTGGTGGCATTCTGTCCGGACCAATGCAGTTCCCTGGTCCACAGTTGCAACGTAATAACTCTGAGTCAGAGAGGTGGCAACGGGCTACTGGTTATCAAAAGGGCTTGATGCCATCTCCTCACACCCCGATGATGCATAAAGCCGAAAGGAAGTATGAAGTTGGTAAAGTAACAGATGAGGAACAAGCAAAACAAAGACGATTGAAAAGTATTCTAAATAAGTTGACCCCACAAAACTTTGAGAAACTGTTCGatcaagtcaaacaagtcaataTTGACAACGCGAATACTCTGTCTGGTGTGATTGGTCAGATATTTGATAAGGCTTTAATGGAGCCGACGTTTGTTGAAATGTATGCCAATTTTTGTTCTCACTTATCCGTAGAATTGCCTGGTTTTGTTGACGATAACGAGAAGATTACTTTCAAGAGATTATTATTGAATAAATGTCAAGAGGAATTTGAAagaggagaaagagaagaagaagaagcgaATAGAACTGAAGAAGAAGGCGAGATTAAGCAGACGGAAGAAGAACGagaagaaaaacgagtgaaggcACGTAGACGTATGTTGGGTAATATAAGATTTATTGGTGAGTTATACAAAAAAAGAATGTTAACAGAAAGAATCATGCATGAATGCATAAAGAAACTGTTAGGTTTTAATCAGAAGAATCCTAACCCTGATGAGGAAGATATCGAGGCGTTGTGCAAATTAATGAGTACAATCGGGGAGATGATTGATCACCCACAAGCTAAAGAACACATGGATGCTTATTTTGTTATGATGTTTCAGCTATCAAATAACATGGCGCTTTCTTCTAGAGTCAGGTTCATGTTAAAAGACGCAATTGACCTTAGAAAGAACAAATGGCAGCAAAGAAGGAAGGTTGAAGGTCCAAAAAAGATCGAAGAGGTGCACCGAGATGCTGCTCAAGAACGCCAGGCCCAATCTAGCAGACTGGCCCGTGGGCCTAGTTCTAACCCCTCACTTAGGAGAGGGGGTCAACCCATGGACTTTGGACCAAGAGGGTCAGCAGGTGCTTTATCTTCCAACCCTCAAATGGGTGGTGGTTTTCGTGGTTATGGCAGTCAAGATTCAAGATTTGACTCTTTTGAGAATAGGACTTTATCGGTTCTGTTGAGACCCATGGGCGATGAGGCTATAACCCTCGGGCCACAAGGTGGTCTAGCCAGAGGGATGTCTGTTAGGGGTCAACCAACTAATGGTTATGGTGGTTCCATGATACGAGGGGGTCATGGTCCATCACGTGATGATCTAGCTTCAAGATACATGCCTGAAAGGTTCTCACCTCGACCAACTTATGACCCACACAATATACAACACAACAACGTGAACCATGGGAACCAAGACACCAGGAATATAGGGCGTGGTGTGTTTGACCGAGTTTTaccacctgaacgggctcgtgcgTCTACTTCCCCACAAAGTGATTCTTCAGATAAAATCTTGTCAGAAGATCGCTTGCATGGTATGTCCATTGAGGCCATTAAAGAATTTTACAG TGCGAGAGATGAAAAGGAGGTTGCTTTGTGCATCAAAGATCTGAATGCACCAGGGTTTCATCCAACAATGATATCCATTTGGGTGACTGATTCTTTTGAGAGGAAAGATATGGATCGTGATTTACTTGCTAAACTTCTCATCAGTCTTACAAAATCTCAAGGAATCCTTACTCGGGAGTCCCTTATTAGAGG ATTGGAATCTGTTATGTCAACACTGGAGGATGCAGTGAACGACGCACCAAAAGCAGCAGAATTTCTTGGGCGCATGCTTGCACAAATACTTTTAGAAAACGTGATCCCGTATAAAGAAGTTTGGCGTTTGATACATGAAGGCGGTGAAGAGCAAGGGCGGCTGGTGGAACTAGGTCTTGCAGCCGAGGTTGTTGGAGTCATTCTTGAGATCATTAAATCAGAAAAAGGTGACCCCTTTTTGATCGGAATGCGTGCAGCTTCTAATCTTCGCGTAGAGGTTTTTCGTTCATCCAAAACATCAAGATTAGATAAGTTTATTTAG